In Camelus bactrianus isolate YW-2024 breed Bactrian camel chromosome 5, ASM4877302v1, whole genome shotgun sequence, the DNA window TGTGGTTCTTTGAAGTGAAAGATTCATGAACAATTCTTTCAGAAACTTTCAACCCCTGGACAAAAGTTTCTGACTGCATTTCTTAGTTGTCTGTTTATTAAATAGCATTAGTATACCAACAGAGTTTTTATGGGGGAGTGTATGTGGGGGAGGTCGTATCTAATTTTCACATGCAGAGTTTTTGTGTAAATAGAGTACTGAGAGACTGCACAACATAGTGCATCTGTAGAGACTCAGTTCCCAGCAGATCTTGCTGACTTCCTTATTGTGTCAGTTTGGGCAACTTCACTGAAATGTTGTAGTTGTGATCTATGTAAGGGATGTAGAGCTCTTAGGAAAAAAACATACCATGTAAATCTTCAGTACTACTTTATTTTCACAGGTTAGGTGAATCTTGTTATTTTAATATAGAAATAGGAATTCCTGCTGTCTATATGTGTTACAACAGTGTTGggttgggaaaaaaaacccctattTTTCTGGCTTGTGTTTAAGAATGCCTAGGATTTTCAAACAGCAAAAGTTCACCGTAATTAAGTTTCTGTGTCCTTGATATACTGTGCTATTATCAGTCTTAAACCACTCCAGagttcttctttattttcttttccttttggtcaAAGAGTAGAAAAATGTGACTCGCTGCTGTGCCCTGCTGTTCACAACCGCTTGCCTTTACTAGCGAGTATTTATTTCAAAAGATGATTCCTGTGTGGATCATCACCAGTAGGGAGAATTAATCTTTCACTTTTTCACATAAACCTGGATAAGggaaatttcagaaaagaagagCAGCGACCAATCTGTTTGAAATCTGATAGGGTGAGTTTTTTGGTTCCTGTTTTGTTGGAGGACAGTTAGTTTTTCGAGTTGAAATGAAAAGTATATTAAACTGGAGGTAAGGGAAAGTATTCATCTTagtgtatgtaaaataaaaaagcagaggAAGCATAATTTCATGTAGTATTAGATTTGGAAAGAAATAATAGAGTTCATCTAGTCCAGCCTCCTACTGGTGAATAAACACTCATTTGTGTTTATAGAAAAAACTATTTGAAGTTGGAAACAGGAATTTggatttgaaaatactttcttgcctaattattctttgctttttctattGGAGATTTTCTTCCTAGTTGAATTATATCTAAACCTTTATatctacaaaaattaaatatatttgcatttatgAGTTATTTAGAGCTGTTGTGGCTTTTTAAACCATTTAATGGATCATAAGTAGGAAAGGAATGTTTTTACTTAGGTTGGAACTCATTCAGATGAATAATAGttggttataatttttaaatcactgtttGATTATTATGCAGGGTAGCTTTAAAGTAgatattattttgtatttccttgCCCAAAATATCACCCGACAGTTTCCAGTTGGCCACTCATCTTACTTTCTGATCACTTTCTGCCACAAATATATGAACATGTGCATGTGTTTGGGTGTCATGCTCAAATGCTTGTAGAGTTTTGTACATGTCTGTTCTTTGCTGTTTTCTTGTGAATGTTTATTCTTAGCTGTTCAAAATTAAAGGGAGGGGGACATACTtaccccagttttttttttttaaataaagaaccaAAGAAGTGATCTTCGTTGTCTTGAAAAAATAACAGTTTTAAAAGATGTTCACTAAATATTGTGAAATCATCATTCTACCCAGGGAGTGAGCTAGGTTTCAAACTAGACTGTTGCTTCAACTTGCAGctgaaaatgagaaattaatgGCTGATTTTCTTAGAGTTCAGCTGTGTTAAACTTCACTGTCCATTTACCTTCATTACTGGTGTCATACCACATCTGTATAAACTCACCAGCAACATTTCTGTTGTTGTAAGTATCAGTTATGTTCAGATCCATTGATTTCAGCAGATAACCACAGATGCCAGCTTTGTAGAATGTTAAATTTCTACAATATGTATTGTTATTTAGCTCAGCCATTTTTTTATGGGTGGAGTCTTAATCACCAGGATGTAATCAGAGAGATGTAATCAGcattgaaaaaagaaagcatgaaaTATGAAGGAAGAGTAGCTGCATAACTGGCTGAGtatatttaatacattaaaaagaggGTGCTGTGGTTACTTCTTACTCTGTCAGTCCTGTTTCAGAGATCTGAAAATTGTCAATGCTTTGTCCATTGATATGGATGTCCAGGTCAGTCCTGTTCGGGCTCTTAGAGACTAGAGGAGTTGGAAGTTCAGGAACAGTCTTGTCAAAATTCTCCATCTTGATTTGATATTCACCTTTGGAACCTCGGGTCAACAAAGATGCAAAACAGTGATGTAACATGATCTCGGAGGGTAGGTAGGATGTCCTCCTTTGGCATATTTCTCCAGTGCCTTCCTGCATTGCTGATAGGAACACAACTAATTCAAAGTGGGGAGGATTTTCATGCTGGAGCAGAGTAGCCAGAGGACTCGATGGTATAATGGAGTGATAGTAGGTTAATGGGAAGATAAAGAATGGGCATTCTTCAGAACTGATGCCGTCAAGGTGGAAGTCCACACTGGTCTGGTAGAGTTCGCCGTTTTCTCTTTCCTGATAGAGTATAGCTGAGACCCGAACACTGGTTAGAGGGCTAGGTCGAGTGTTGGCCACTTGGAAAATAAGATTAGGTTTGCCTTCTATGTGAGCTACTACTGCTAGGTCAGTAA includes these proteins:
- the KCNJ13 gene encoding inward rectifier potassium channel 13; this translates as MDGSNCKVIAPLLTQRYRRMVTKDGHSTLQMDGAQRGLAYLRDAWGILMDMRWRWMMLVFSASFVVHWLVFAVLWYVLAEMNGDLELDHDAPPENHTICVKYITSFTAAFSFSLETQLTIGYGTMFPSGDCPSAIALLAIQMLLGLMLEAFITGAFVAKIARPKNRAFSIRFTDLAVVAHIEGKPNLIFQVANTRPSPLTSVRVSAILYQERENGELYQTSVDFHLDGISSEECPFFIFPLTYYHSIIPSSPLATLLQHENPPHFELVVFLSAMQEGTGEICQRRTSYLPSEIMLHHCFASLLTRGSKGEYQIKMENFDKTVPELPTPLVSKSPNRTDLDIHINGQSIDNFQISETGLTE